From one Pecten maximus chromosome 8, xPecMax1.1, whole genome shotgun sequence genomic stretch:
- the LOC117332428 gene encoding serine/threonine-protein kinase MST20-like: MAYMYQVPIPLPTPAPVLSVVPSNMQMSMTPAHVQSVVPSIMQSCIASTHFTLIQQYEILRRQCPVIRVLDPQEFDFQSFQLLGSGSSGSVFLAMRNNTSQVAVKVYHAGYSLKLEKKIKNEARILSILQDTGFVPKLHGLLIPHPLIPGKLMLAQEFIGNGTTLWSILYGRDPNIVLNSAIKIYIAYKLVCGLKAIHDKGVLVNDIKSDNVLVDTSTPIFQIRFIDFDKATFQGSLTYPISTAIWLAPEVRSGLPTTRQSDIYSLGYLISQLECPELRGIVFDCMRWIPNYRPSLNEILEFISPLDSNSQRSQQNLMPSVTYQTVPPPYRAACQCIEMTTCQESRCWQCQLSILPFFCIWLHNKVCH; this comes from the exons ATGGCATATATGTACCAG GTGCCGATACCTTTGCCGACACCTGCACCTGTCCTATCTGTGGTCCCATCAAATATGCAG ATGTCGATGACACCAGCACATGTCCAATCTGTGGTCCCATCAATTATGCAG tcctGTATTGCGAGCACCC ACTTTACATTAATACAACAGTATGAGATCCTCAGAAGGCAGTGCCCTGTTATCCGTGTACTCGATCCTCAGGAGTTCGATTTCCAGTCTTTCCAGCTTTTAGGATCAGGGTCATCAGGATCAGTCTTTTTAGCCATGAGAAACAACACCAGCCAAGTTGCTGTAAAAGTCTATCATGCAGGATATAGTTTGAAGCtggagaaaaaaatcaaaaatgagGCCAGGATTCTCTCCATTCTACAGGACACTGGCTTTGTACCAAAACTTCATGGACTTCTAATTCCTCACCCTTTAATCCCAGGCAAACTGATGCTGGCTCAGGAGTTTATTGGAAATGGCACAACACTTTGGTCAATACTGTATGGAAGAGACCCAAATATTGTTCTTAACAGTGCCATCAAAATCTACATTGCCTACAAGTTGGTGTGTGGACTCAAG GCCATCCATGACAAAGGTGTCCTGGTGAACGACATAAAATCAGACAATGTCCTTGTAGACACCAGTACGCCCATCTTCCAAATAAG ATTCATTGATTTTGACAAAGCAACATTTCAAGGGAGTTTGACATATCCTATATCGACAGCAATTTGGCTTGCTCCAGAGGTTAGGTCGGGTCTTCCAACCACACGACAATCGGACATCTACAGTCTAGGCTATCTCATTTCACAGCTGGAGTGCCCAGAGTTAAGGGGAATTGTATTTGATTGCATGCGTTGGATCCCTAACTACAGACCTAGCCTTAATGAAATTTTGGAGTTCATCAGCCCACTTGATTCCAATAGCCAAAGGTCACAGCAAAATCTAATGCCCAGTGTAACCTACCAGACTGTACCGCCACCGTATAGGGCCGCCTGTCAATGTATTGAAATGACAACATGTCAGGAAAGTCGGTGTTGGCAATGTCAATTGAGCATATTACCATTCTTCTGTATATGGTTGCATAATAAAGTGTGTCATTGA